One window of Oryza brachyantha chromosome 12, ObraRS2, whole genome shotgun sequence genomic DNA carries:
- the LOC102703173 gene encoding ureide permease 2-like, with the protein MYLVRDIGGAIALMAVSLVLLGTWPVVLAVLERRGRLPQHTYLDYCITNFLAALLVALTFGQIGGDTPETPNFLTQLTQMQDNWPSILFAMSGGVFNGLGTLATQYGWAFVGLSVTEVMASSLKVVIGTTLNYFLDGRINKAEILFPGVGCFLIAACLGSLVHSSNAADNQEKLSSAMVNHTNTNGDTKNEELTKHLLDKDEPKDSEEIKSDVSLAAQAVEKLEAGTADFLVDLEGKRSIKVLGSNTFLGLGIVAFAGVSYSLFSPAFNLATNDQWHTLREGAPHMVVYTAFFHFSAACFAVGVALNVWFLYRPMVGVPRSSLAAYLRDWKGRDLALLAGMVCGLGNAFQFMAGQAAGYAAADAVQALPLVSTVWGIVLFGEYRRSSRRTYTLLGSMLFMFVLAMVILMASSAHRKPL; encoded by the exons atgTACCTGGTGAGGGACATCGGCGGCGCCATTGCGCTGATGGCCGTGTCGCTGGTGCTGCTGGGCACGTGGCCGGTCGTGCTCGCCGTGCTGGAGCGCCGAGGGCGGCTGCCGCAGCACACCTACCTGGACTACTGCATCACCAActtcctcgccgcgctcctcgtcgccctcACCTTCGGCCAGATCGGCGGAGACACGCCGGAGACGCCCAACTTCCTCACTCAGCTCACCCAG ATGCAGGATAACTGGCCTTCAATCTTGTTCGCGATGTCAGGCGGTGTCTTCAATGGCCTCGGGACGCTGGCAACGCAGTACGGGTGGGCGTTCGTCGGACTCTCGGTCACCGAGGTCATGGCCTCAAGCCTGAAGGTTGTCATAG GGACAACACTGAACTATTTTCTCGACGGCCGGATCAACAAGGCAGAGATTCTTTTCCCCGGTGTCGGATGCTTTCTGATTGCAGCCTGCCTTGGGTCTCTTGTTCACTCTTCCAATGCTGCTGACAACCAGGAGAAGCTGTCTAGTGCCATGGTGAACCACACCAACACCAATGG GGACACTAAAAATGAAGAACTCACCAAGCATCTTCTTGACAAAG ATGAGCCCAAGGACTCTGAAGAAATAAAGTCTGATGTATCACTAGCTGCCCAAGCCGTGGAAAAATTAGAGGCAGGAACAGCTGATTTCCTAGTTGACCTTGAAGGGAAGAGATCTATTAAA GTCCTCGGATCGAACACCTTCCTCGGCCTCGGGatcgtcgccttcgccggcgTCAGCTACTCCCTCTTCTCGCCGGCGTTCAACCTGGCCACCAACGACCAGTGGCACACCCTGCGGGAGGGCGCCCCCCACATGGTGGTCTACACCGCCTTCTTCCACTTCTCCGCCGCCTGcttcgccgtcggcgtcgccctCAACGTGTGGTTCCTCTACCGCCCCATGGTCGGCGTGCCGAGGTCGTCGCTGGCGGCGTACCTGCGCGACTGGAAGGGCAGGGACCTCGCCCTGCTCGCCGGCATGGTGTGTGGCCTCGGCAACGCCTTCCAGTTCATGGCTGGCCAGGCTGCTGGCTacgctgctgctgatgctgtcCAG GCGCTGCCGCTGGTGAGCACGGTGTGGGGGATCGTGCTGTTCGGCGAGTACCGGAGATCGTCGCGGCGGACGTACACGCTGCTGGGGAGCATGCTCTTCATGTTCGTCCTCGCCATGGTCATCCTCATGGCCTCCTCGGCCCACCGGAAGCCGCTCTga